From one Nonomuraea polychroma genomic stretch:
- a CDS encoding cellulase family glycosylhydrolase, giving the protein MGAVSSGAARLAATAMAAVLAGTLVSGHTPDAAAAPTAQTPLTVTAKQQSWVFRDGHGREVTLRGFNVSGSTKLYENSLLPFLGVADAARSAQAMRDLTGANVIRFLISWEGVQPSPSTIDYAYLDKAVEQIRAFTGRGIRVLVDYHQDLYSSYLFNQGSWYTGDGAPEWVVKAGNYPKESCGICFLWGQNMQTNEAVRRAAYDFWRDRRISTAAGEIGVQQAFLHQATAAMRHIKQRLPEEEFASVIGFDPFNEPYDGGLSGQSGLEWEKTYLMPFYQRFRAAMDAAGWASKPAFVEPLVFWNTGFFEEGGLATVGALGTRYVFNSHFYDGARMTIDPSPASDGVYDPAMNEIRERARTLATAPFVSEFGNKLSGNGSDRTPWMVRAMYQAMDSGVPGKNWWQDAAAVGDVLSSTQWHWDIYSGRHHELMNRNPDKVQTEGDAWNDEDFSVVAADASGVVSTRLDRAVLDRLYPSAVAGDLLAFAYEDLARSGYGGAGQQQAWLTVPSSMPNVAALAKDRRFGVVVWREPATAPSAPTELHLPASFTAATTVVVGDVATRVGLPASGPAAIATETGSPTAHRLLLTPSGATPGTVHATLVISAATGPTPTPTQLAAAAAELAAWKSRRFPT; this is encoded by the coding sequence ATGGGAGCAGTGTCGTCTGGAGCGGCGCGTCTGGCCGCAACCGCCATGGCCGCCGTCCTCGCAGGCACGTTGGTGTCCGGCCACACGCCTGACGCTGCGGCCGCGCCCACGGCCCAGACCCCGCTGACCGTCACGGCCAAGCAGCAGAGCTGGGTCTTTCGTGACGGGCACGGCCGCGAGGTGACGCTGCGCGGGTTCAACGTGTCCGGCAGCACCAAACTCTACGAGAACTCCCTGCTGCCCTTCCTCGGCGTCGCCGACGCCGCGCGCTCGGCTCAAGCCATGCGCGACCTCACCGGCGCGAACGTGATCCGGTTCCTCATCAGCTGGGAGGGCGTGCAACCGTCTCCCTCCACCATCGACTACGCCTACCTCGACAAGGCGGTCGAGCAGATCCGCGCGTTCACCGGCCGGGGAATCCGCGTCCTGGTCGACTACCACCAGGACCTCTACTCCTCGTACCTGTTCAACCAGGGCAGCTGGTACACCGGGGACGGCGCGCCGGAATGGGTGGTCAAAGCCGGGAACTACCCCAAGGAGTCGTGCGGCATCTGCTTCCTGTGGGGGCAGAACATGCAGACCAACGAGGCGGTCCGCAGGGCCGCCTACGACTTCTGGCGGGACCGGCGCATCAGCACGGCCGCGGGCGAGATAGGCGTCCAGCAAGCGTTCCTGCACCAGGCGACGGCCGCCATGAGGCACATCAAGCAGCGATTGCCGGAGGAGGAGTTCGCCTCCGTCATCGGATTCGACCCGTTCAACGAACCCTACGACGGAGGCCTTTCCGGGCAGAGCGGCCTGGAGTGGGAGAAGACATACCTGATGCCCTTCTACCAGCGCTTCCGCGCCGCCATGGACGCCGCCGGATGGGCGTCCAAGCCGGCCTTCGTGGAACCCCTGGTCTTCTGGAACACCGGCTTCTTCGAGGAGGGCGGGCTCGCCACGGTCGGCGCCCTCGGCACCCGGTACGTCTTCAACAGCCACTTCTACGACGGCGCCCGCATGACGATCGACCCGTCGCCGGCCTCGGACGGTGTGTACGACCCGGCGATGAACGAGATCCGCGAACGGGCCCGCACCCTGGCCACCGCGCCATTCGTCTCGGAATTCGGCAACAAGCTGTCGGGGAACGGCAGCGACCGCACGCCGTGGATGGTGCGAGCCATGTACCAGGCCATGGATTCCGGGGTCCCCGGGAAGAACTGGTGGCAGGACGCCGCCGCCGTCGGAGACGTACTCTCCTCCACCCAGTGGCACTGGGACATCTACAGCGGCCGGCACCACGAGCTGATGAACCGCAACCCCGACAAGGTGCAGACCGAGGGCGACGCGTGGAACGACGAGGACTTCTCCGTGGTCGCCGCCGACGCGTCGGGTGTCGTCAGCACCCGGCTGGACCGGGCGGTGCTGGATCGCCTCTATCCGTCCGCGGTCGCCGGTGACCTGCTGGCCTTCGCCTACGAGGACCTCGCCCGGTCCGGCTACGGCGGTGCCGGGCAGCAGCAGGCCTGGCTGACCGTCCCGTCCTCCATGCCCAACGTCGCCGCGCTGGCCAAGGACCGGCGATTCGGTGTCGTGGTCTGGCGCGAACCCGCCACGGCCCCGAGCGCCCCGACCGAGCTGCACCTGCCGGCATCCTTCACCGCCGCGACCACCGTCGTGGTCGGCGATGTGGCCACCCGCGTGGGCCTGCCCGCCTCCGGACCGGCGGCGATCGCGACGGAGACCGGCTCGCCCACCGCCCACCGCCTGCTGCTGACACCCTCCGGCGCGACCCCGGGCACCGTCCACGCCACCCTGGTGATCAGCGCGGCCACCGGCCCCACGCCTACCCCCACGCAGCTGGCGGCCGCCGCCGCCGAGCTGGCCGCGTGGAAGAGCCGCCGCTTCCCCACCTGA